One Salvia splendens isolate huo1 chromosome 12, SspV2, whole genome shotgun sequence genomic window carries:
- the LOC121759600 gene encoding ubiquitin domain-containing protein 1-like, which produces MGCAGSREKVVGSGSDTSKKIRKPKPWKHTEAITREQLTQMREEFWDTAPHYGGRREIWDALRAAAEADLTLAQAIVDGAGVIVQNPDLTVCYDERGAKYELPKYVVSEPTNLIREN; this is translated from the exons ATGGGTTGCGCTGGATCGCGGGAGAAAGTAGTTGGCAGTGGCTCAG ATACTTCAAAGAAGATACGAAAACCAAAGCCGTGGAAGCACACAGAAGCAATAACCAGAGAACAGCTAACGCAGATGCGCGAGGAGTTCTGGGACACTGCTCCGCACTATGGAGGAAGGAGAG AGATCTGGGATGCTCTCCGGGCTGCAGCTGAAGCTGATTTGACTCTTGCCCAAGCAATTGTGGACGGGGCTGGCGTTATTGTTCAAAATCCCGACTTAACAGTCTGCTATGACGAAAGAG GTGCCAAATATGAGTTGCCCAAATATGTTGTGAGTGAGCCTACAAATCTGATCCGCGAGAACTGA
- the LOC121758212 gene encoding ER lumen protein-retaining receptor A isoform X2: MKIVFIASSLAIVWYMRFHPVIRRSYDRDLDTFRHYFMVGACFFLALLVNEKFSFEEIFWAFSIYLEAVAILPQLVLLQRSGNVDNLAGQYIFFLGAYRAFYILNWIYRYFTEDHFSRWIACVSGLVQTALYADFFYYYFISWKNNSKLKLPA, encoded by the exons ATGAAAATAGTGTTCATTGCAAGCTCTTTGGCAATTGTTTGGTATATGAGGTTTCACCCAGTAATTAGGCGATCCTATGACCGTGACCTGGACACCTTCAGACACTATTTTATGGTGGGAGCATGTTTTTTCTTGGCACTTTTGGTTAATGAGAAGTTCTCGTTTGAGGAG ATATTTTGGGCATTTTCAATATACTTGGAGGCTGTAGCAATACTACCACAGTTGGTTCTGTTGCAAAGAAGTGGAAATGTGGACAATCTGGCTGGACAATACATTTTCTTTCTTGG GGCCTATCGAGCATTCTACATCCTAAACTGGATCTACCGCTATTTCACTGAAGATCATTTCAGTAGATGGATCG cttgtgtctCCGGGCTTGTCCAAACCGCTCTTTACGCAGACTTCTTTTACTATTACTTTATCAG CtggaaaaataattcaaagcTGAAATTGCCAGCCTGA
- the LOC121758212 gene encoding ER lumen protein-retaining receptor A isoform X1, with protein sequence MNIFRFIGDMTHLVSILVLLLKIYATKSCSGISLKTQELYAVVFLTRYLDLFTEFISLYNSVMKIVFIASSLAIVWYMRFHPVIRRSYDRDLDTFRHYFMVGACFFLALLVNEKFSFEEIFWAFSIYLEAVAILPQLVLLQRSGNVDNLAGQYIFFLGAYRAFYILNWIYRYFTEDHFSRWIACVSGLVQTALYADFFYYYFISWKNNSKLKLPA encoded by the exons ATGAATATTTTCAGATTTATCGGCGACATGACGCACTTGGTCAGCATTTTAGTGCTTCTCCTCAAAATCTATGCCACCAAATCGTGTTCAG GGATCTCCTTAAAGACTCAGGAACTGTATGCAGTAGTCTTCTTGACTCGGTACCTCGATTTGTTTACCGAGTTCATTTCACTTTATAACTCCGTTATGAAAATAGTGTTCATTGCAAGCTCTTTGGCAATTGTTTGGTATATGAGGTTTCACCCAGTAATTAGGCGATCCTATGACCGTGACCTGGACACCTTCAGACACTATTTTATGGTGGGAGCATGTTTTTTCTTGGCACTTTTGGTTAATGAGAAGTTCTCGTTTGAGGAG ATATTTTGGGCATTTTCAATATACTTGGAGGCTGTAGCAATACTACCACAGTTGGTTCTGTTGCAAAGAAGTGGAAATGTGGACAATCTGGCTGGACAATACATTTTCTTTCTTGG GGCCTATCGAGCATTCTACATCCTAAACTGGATCTACCGCTATTTCACTGAAGATCATTTCAGTAGATGGATCG cttgtgtctCCGGGCTTGTCCAAACCGCTCTTTACGCAGACTTCTTTTACTATTACTTTATCAG CtggaaaaataattcaaagcTGAAATTGCCAGCCTGA